One uncultured Carboxylicivirga sp. genomic window, TTCTCATCGAAATGGACAGGGCAAATTCAACCTTTATATTCAGACGATTATACATTTTATATCACTTCTGACGGAGGCACAAAGCTTACAGTTAATGGTTCTGTGTTATTCGATTCATCAGATGGAGAAAGCACTACTACCAAATCAGGCAACATAACACTTTCAGCAGGCGAAAAATATGATATCAGTATTGAATATGCAGAAGGTTCTGGCAACAGTATGTGTTTATTAGAATGGGAAAGTGAATCACAACTTCGCCAAATAGTTCCATTCACGCAGCTTTATGCACAACCTATCTCAACAACTGGTGTTGTTACAATTTATGACGAAACAAATAACAATGGATTTTCTGCTGGATTAAGAATCGGAACCTACACTGCAAGCCAATTGGCTGAGCTGGGTATATCGTCTGATGACATATCATCCATTCAATTAATGGAAGGGTTTAAAGCCATTCTGTTTGATGAGGATAACTTTTCCGGCGACTCTATTGAAATCACTTCTAATGAAGCTGATCTATCGGCTATTCTTATGAGTGATAATACTTCAGACTGGAACAACAGGACAAGTTCAATAAAAATCAGAGCCAATGGTGATCCTACTATCTCTGGTGCATTCTTCCTCAAAAATAAATCCAGCAATTACTACATGGATGTTCGAGGGGGCGAATCTGCAACCGATTATAACACAACGATTCAACAATATAGTTTACTAAATAACAACAACCAGGTTTTTCATTTTTTCCATAAAGGAGATGGTGTTTATGAGTTGATGGCTCGCCACAGTAAAATGATGGTTTCAATTGCCAAAACAAGTATGGAAGAAAATGCCAACGTTCATCAGTGGAAAGACTTCGGATCTTTAAGTCAGAAATTTATTGCTGTTCCGGCTGGTGATAATACCTACAAGTTTGTTTCAATCTATAGCGGAAAGGTAATTAATGCAGCCAGCAACAGCTTAGAAGCTAATGTTCAGATGAACAGTAACATTGATCAGGATTTAGGAAAATGGGTATTACAAGAAACAATAAACCGTGAGGGAACAGGAAATGGTTTGAAAGGTGAATACTTTAACGGTACCAATTTCTCATCGTTACAATACACCCAGATAGATCCGCAAATTAAATTTGACTGGGGAGAATCAACCCCGGGAGCTCCAGTCAGCGTTGATAATTTCTCTGTAAGATGGACAGGATATATAGAACCTCGATATTCGGGAACTTACACTTTTTATATCGACAGTGATAATGGTAGACGATTATGGATTAACAATCAACTGGTAATTGATAAATGGATTGGCGACTGGGGAACTGTTTATACAGGAACTATTTACCTGCAGGAGATGACTAAATATGATATCAAACTAGAATATTTTGAAGAAACAGGTGGGGCAAATATCAAATTTTACTGGAGCAGCAGTAATGAAGTTAATGAAATAGTCCCACAAAGTCAGCTATATTCTGAATTACCAACAGAAATTTCAAATAAGCCGACTACTGAGTTAAAAATATATCCAAATCCGGTTTCTAATACATTATTTATTGATGGTTTGAATGAACCAACACAATTGGAAATATATAATCTACAAGGGTCTAAGGTATTGCAGTCATTAGGAAAATCGATCAATACAGAATCACTAGCTAAAGGCATGTACTTTTTAATAATATATTCCGAAGACCAACCCAAAACCTTCAAATTCATAAAAAAATAATTAGTTGAGTAATATTTAATATTAAACCAATCAGATATTCATCAAACATGATTATCTGGTTGGTTTTCTTTTTATCTATCGTTTATTCATTTTCTTATGAGCAAATTAAGGTCTCATATTGTATTGGGTATAACAATAATATTGAATTAAACAGCTAATACAATTACTATGATCCTAAAAAAATCTACAACTCAATTATTAATCTTTATCATACTTCAAATAAGCTATTTGGGCTATTCAAGCGCTCAAACGCAGCCACTTCAGGACGGCAGTATTTATACCATTGAATCTGTTAAGTCGGGGAAATTAATAAGTGTTGAAAATTCATCATTAAACGATGGTAGTAAAATTGTGATCTGGACTGATACCCAATCAGATGCTCAAAAATGGAAATTAAATAAGATTGATGATAACACTTTCAATTTAGTAAATCTGGCAAGTAATTTAGTTATTACTTCTAACAGTGGAGGTACAGCACAGAAATCTGATTTCAGCAGCAGCATTGCAAAATGGCTAATAACAGATTCTGGCAATAACGACAATACGTTTTACATACAACTTCAACCTGTTCAAACTTATTCTTTATGTATTAAAGAGACAACAGCTGAGGGTTCGCCTGTACAATTAAGTCAATTAACCACACCTGAGAAATGGAAATTTACCATTCAGGAACCATCTAATTCGGCTCCTTCAACCGTTGCAACAACTGAATCTTTTGATGCATGGATAAATACATATTACGAACCAAGAGGCGACAATGAGGTATTTATTAACGAAGGTTTCTGGGGCAACGCAGAAATGCTTGAGATCGTTGATGATGCTTTTGAAGTCACCGGTAATTTTGACTACATACTTCTTTTCAAGGATATGTACAATGAATTTGTAACCCGGGAAGGCACTGACTGGAGTTGGAACGAGTATAATGACGATATAACATGGATGTGCCTGGCTTGTTTGAGAGCCTATAATTTTACAGGAACAGCGTCTTATTTAAATGTAGCTAAAGCCAACTTCGATATGATGTACGAACGAGCTCATACTGCAGATGAATTGTTAGGCAATGGTTTAATTTGGAAACAAGGCACCCGAACCAAAAATGCATGTATAAATGGCCCGGCAATGATAGCCTGTTGCTACCTGGCAAAGGCAACAGGCGACAACACATACTATGATAAAGCTATTGAACTATTTGAATGGTCAAAAGGTCGTTTATTTGATACCAATGATGGGCATGTTTATGATGCCTATTATGTAAACGAAACAGGCGAGGTCAATACGAACTATTGGGCATCAACCTATAATCAGGGTACCTATTTGGGAGCTGTAACAATGTTGTATCAATACACTAAAGACACCGAATATTTAAAACATGCCAATCAAATTGCGAATTTCACCCGAAACATGTTTAATAATTCAGTAATCAACACAGAAAGTGGTAACGACCTGGAAGGATTTAAAGGAATATACATGAGATATGCCCGCAAATATCTGCAGGAATTTAACCGGGCTGATTATATCCCATGGTTACAGCTCAATGCTAAAGTAGCCTACAATAATCGTAACAGCCGTGGTATTATTCACACACTTTGGGGAACGAAAACTTCTGAAACAGACTTACCCAAAGCTTTCAGTGCTTCAACAGCCGTTTCATTGCTTACGAATTGTCCTGTTTCATTAAAGACCGAGCAAGACCCTTATCAAACAATATTACCCCAGGATTTTGATGCCATAGCAAGTTCTTTTATGGTTGACGGACCAGCCAATGACAAATCATTACAAATAAGAAACAATAATTGGGTGGGTTTTCATAATCTGAACTTTGGTACAACCGGTCCATCACAAATTGATTTATATATTGCTTCGGGTAATAATACCGGAACAATAGAAATCCGATTGGATAATGAAAACGGTGAGCTGATTGGAACTGCCGATATAACACCAACTGCTGATTACAACACTTATCAAACTATTTCATGTGATGTGAATAATATAAAAGGTCTTCATCATATATACCTGGTTTATAGTGGTACTGGTAGCAGTTGTTATTTAAATCAATTTGTTTTTATTAAATCTACAAATCCAGA contains:
- a CDS encoding glycoside hydrolase family 76 protein produces the protein MILKKSTTQLLIFIILQISYLGYSSAQTQPLQDGSIYTIESVKSGKLISVENSSLNDGSKIVIWTDTQSDAQKWKLNKIDDNTFNLVNLASNLVITSNSGGTAQKSDFSSSIAKWLITDSGNNDNTFYIQLQPVQTYSLCIKETTAEGSPVQLSQLTTPEKWKFTIQEPSNSAPSTVATTESFDAWINTYYEPRGDNEVFINEGFWGNAEMLEIVDDAFEVTGNFDYILLFKDMYNEFVTREGTDWSWNEYNDDITWMCLACLRAYNFTGTASYLNVAKANFDMMYERAHTADELLGNGLIWKQGTRTKNACINGPAMIACCYLAKATGDNTYYDKAIELFEWSKGRLFDTNDGHVYDAYYVNETGEVNTNYWASTYNQGTYLGAVTMLYQYTKDTEYLKHANQIANFTRNMFNNSVINTESGNDLEGFKGIYMRYARKYLQEFNRADYIPWLQLNAKVAYNNRNSRGIIHTLWGTKTSETDLPKAFSASTAVSLLTNCPVSLKTEQDPYQTILPQDFDAIASSFMVDGPANDKSLQIRNNNWVGFHNLNFGTTGPSQIDLYIASGNNTGTIEIRLDNENGELIGTADITPTADYNTYQTISCDVNNIKGLHHIYLVYSGTGSSCYLNQFVFIKSTNPERGNGLLGEYYNGSSFNTLISERIDPNIYFNWGTASPLSGIDNDYYSIRWTGQIEPLYSGEYTFYITSDNGRRVWIDNQLIIDKWISDWDIEYSGKITLNAGQKYDIKVEYFEAVGGANIKLEWESLQQVKEIIPSSQLFLPEDNSTDIASFNKIEEIRIYPNPASEIINIKGNEAIHSVLITDMNGSMVYSNKNMDESSLQINVGNLSAGVYIVHLQTKNQLSQKIKFIKK
- a CDS encoding PA14 domain-containing protein, which translates into the protein MQRFTITLLFSLLISSITFAQNIDRVEGSPFPASSMPDTLFIADRNMSASEQFTVGSLSGILARTKPMILQQQYFHEEIVKNSDFDIKYYSITSNNLTNILRFFKSKLDGYILCDPQSRSSNVAASLSGILNAVAIPTDIESKAITAGLTKVLDVTGKNELWAYMNYKDLYNKDVAFFQSPDDWTGLVDYTAYTGGFRFYDSNIDGSLSNMVYSNLNPGAMFYGWWVSEDGSVGKLSENSYKIIPSGGLKNLATFTNLDVPIKKQKEVITPYESKDNVHTVCFVISDGDNISWPVGSAYWDLWTWKNENQSHINLGWTLSPALTELTPIIYNELVQGLQTTLEGRNVAIASPSGLGYYFPSLSPNNPDHCAELNKFMRKADMNIVNVIDTDDGAHNPDDYLKQSNIDALFYYTYGQQYQGMHGAISWYKGKPSIGGRYVFWGNSEDRSAETQDVIAQRLADLLNTQSTDIHSEEGYSLVPVHIWTMNPHDVANVISKLNPNIRVVAPDEFVWLIKKNIGGLPVGTGNGLNAEYFNDNSFGNLAEVKVDKKIDFDWGLSTPTNTETFSSKWTGQIQPLYSDDYTFYITSDGGTKLTVNGSVLFDSSDGESTTTKSGNITLSAGEKYDISIEYAEGSGNSMCLLEWESESQLRQIVPFTQLYAQPISTTGVVTIYDETNNNGFSAGLRIGTYTASQLAELGISSDDISSIQLMEGFKAILFDEDNFSGDSIEITSNEADLSAILMSDNTSDWNNRTSSIKIRANGDPTISGAFFLKNKSSNYYMDVRGGESATDYNTTIQQYSLLNNNNQVFHFFHKGDGVYELMARHSKMMVSIAKTSMEENANVHQWKDFGSLSQKFIAVPAGDNTYKFVSIYSGKVINAASNSLEANVQMNSNIDQDLGKWVLQETINREGTGNGLKGEYFNGTNFSSLQYTQIDPQIKFDWGESTPGAPVSVDNFSVRWTGYIEPRYSGTYTFYIDSDNGRRLWINNQLVIDKWIGDWGTVYTGTIYLQEMTKYDIKLEYFEETGGANIKFYWSSSNEVNEIVPQSQLYSELPTEISNKPTTELKIYPNPVSNTLFIDGLNEPTQLEIYNLQGSKVLQSLGKSINTESLAKGMYFLIIYSEDQPKTFKFIKK